In Perca fluviatilis chromosome 14, GENO_Pfluv_1.0, whole genome shotgun sequence, a genomic segment contains:
- the LOC120572324 gene encoding astrocytic phosphoprotein PEA-15 — MAEYSSLLSDLSENITNEDLEQLKSACKEDIPEDQSNNITSSKEWFSYLEKNDKLAQDNLSYIEHIFEISRRPDLLTRVIEYRTTVLKISEDDEIDTKLTRIPSAKKYKDIIRQPSEDEIIKLAPPPKKV; from the exons ATGGCGGAGTACAGCTCTCTGCTCAGCGACCTGTCTGAAAACATCACCAACGAAGACTTGGAGCAGCTCAAGTCGGCCTGCAAGGAGGACATTCCCGAGGACCAGAGCAACAACATCACTTCCTCCAAGGAGTGGTTCAGCTACCTGGAGAAGAACGACAAGCTGGCCCAAG ATAATCTGTCGTACATCGAGCACATCTTCGAGATTTCGCGGCGACCGGACCTGCTGACGAGGGTGATCGAGTACCGCACCACCGTGCTCAAGATCTCTGAGGATGACGAGATCGACACCAAGCTCACACGCATTCCCTCAGCCAAGAAATACAAAG ATATCATCCGCCAGCCCTCTGAAGATGAGATCATCAAGTTGGCCCCGCCTCCTAAAAAAGTGTGA
- the LOC120572327 gene encoding sterile alpha motif domain-containing protein 9-like, with translation MANGPALSTARSGEMLDVLNANQFEGEFIDQEVVKQAEENFYRGGPPKWLNFYISEQAESDGTGTPFITRDGYDKLKEQILQQKKFPGISTVKLFHQPGCGGTTLAMKVLWDLRKTFRCAVLTGSTSDITNVAKEVVHLFTAGSQQKTVLLLVNDEQILENLQDNIMVKIAEQQRVKRMPVVIFLNCVRKDALLQNSDHVVLQKELSNTEKQKFDEKNKELCRKYSDKCNQFHGFNIMHTNFSKAYVEQVCEVFSTIRRTNKPKKTQLAAFISLLNAYVPGSYLLESQCLDFIKHDDYINGDFSLEDRMEPFSHLIITFQEASGKKVCMAHHMIAQCCTELMVEAGVARSNTAKNQIDHFVQR, from the coding sequence ATGGCAAATGGACCAGCCTTGTCCACTGCTAGAAGTGGGGAAATGTTGGATGTTCTCAATGCAAATCAGTTTGAAGGAGAGTTCATTGATCAAGAAGTTGTAAAACAGGCAGAGGAAAACTTTTACAGAGGGGGCCCACCCAAATGGTTAAACTTTTACATTAGTGAACAGGCAGAATCAGATGGCACTGGAACTCCTTTCATCACACGAGACGGATACGACAAACTTAAGGAACAAATTCTTCAACAGAAGAAATTCCCCGGAATATCAACTGTTAAACTATTCCACCAGCCAGGTTGTGGGGGGACCACACTGGCAATGAAGGTGTTATGGGACTTGAGGAAAACCTTCAGATGTGCTGTTTTAACAGGCTCAACCTCAGACATCACAAATGTTGCCAAGGAGGTGGTCCACCTTTTCACAGCAGGCAGTCAACAGAAAACTGTGCTGCTGTTAGTGAATGATGAGCAGATTTTGGAAAATCTGCAAGACAACATTATGGTAAAGATTGCTGAGCAGCAGAGAGTCAAGCGTATGCCTGTGGTGATATTCCTTAACTGCGTTAGAAAGGATGCCCTTCTACAAAACAGTGACCATGTCGTATTACAAAAAGAACTTTCTAACACAGAGAAGCAAAAGTttgatgagaaaaataaagaactTTGCAGAAAGTACAGTGACAAATGCAACCAATTCCATGGCTTTAACATAATGCACACTAATTTCTCTAAAGCTTACGTCGAACAAGTATGTGAAGTATTCAGCACAATCCGAAGAACAAATAAACCAAAGAAAACCCAGCTTGCTGCCTTCATATCACTGCTGAATGCCTATGTACCAGGCTCATATCTCCTGGAGTCTCAGTGCCTGGACTTCATCAAACATGATGACTACATTAATGGAGACTTTTCACTGGAGGACAGAATGGAGCCCTTTAGCCATCTCATCATCACCTTCCAAGAAGCATCTGGAAAAAAAGTCTGCATGGCTCACCATATGATAGCACAGTGTTGTACTGAATTGATGGTAGAGGCGGGTGTGGccagaagtaacacagcaaaaaacCAAATTGACCACTTTGTGCAGAGATGA
- the LOC120572326 gene encoding sterile alpha motif domain-containing protein 9-like, with the protein MLTRRRPKPKETKEEENQNNSTEMKEEKERFSRLILDIQRMEDDDQSASVLEMASKKFDQNPFFPQALARFYYTELKDYKLSETWANTAKIRDPKSSFIADTLGQVHKNHLKNIEHPAKPREILQLAEKAINAFKHEEQLAENERGIEMKGDGKTKVSLYFNTRGMFGYLQVSNLVYDRLVSQNETWRGVLTKKVSLRSVLGSLGDNKLFRFNDLINSLRDEVKKKCAFFDKYLTYSKPDMKKDDPSYISRDTSDCNRKYVGDYPPKHFKDKGADLIQNLKQNLADTSAGVLSCLDRECTESDLKEITTWWEEIFSQKMPLIPRDSPELHMLTLLLCWPSDSKEKCVHDLNKLIRRMNCSYEHAYKIHFRSRYLPPLFFIGKGQDLTRIVHRKVLKEMFLEQNEETIQDWSNNWSNEKTFKDPTIQARLLKVEGVVRNYRVYARIGGTEIEMDANLRNSLWRSCQVSFYIGFTIRGPVAFAIQTKPAEKEQSSEMASSEPQTTTLSLDG; encoded by the exons ATGTTAACCAGAAGAAGACCAAAACCAAAAGAAACCAAAGAAGAAGAGAACCAAAACAATAGTACAGAGAtgaaagaggagaaagaaagattttCTCGACTGATTCTAGATATTCAAAGGATGGAGGATGATGACCAGAGTGCATCTGTTTTAGAGATGGCGTCAAAAAAGTTTGATCAAAATCCATTTTTTCCACAAGCACTTGCTCGTTTTTATTACACGGAACTAAAAGACTACAAACTGTCAGAAACGTGGGCAAACACAGCAAAAATAAGAGATCCCAAAAGTTCATTTATTGCTGACACACTGGGCCAAGTCCATAAGAACCACCTGAAGAACATAGAGCATCCTGCCAAGCCAAGAGAAATTTTGCAACTGGCCGAAAAGGCCATTAATGCTTTCAAACATGAAGAACAACTTGCTGAAAATGAACGTGGGATAGAGATGAAAGGAGATGGCAAGACCAAAGTCTCACTTTATTTTAACACCAGAGGGATGTTTGGTTATCTACAAGTTTCTAACCTTGTGTATGACCGACTTGTCAGTCAGAACGAAACTTGGAGAGGAGTTCTCACAAAGAAAGTGTCCTTGCGATCTGTCCTGGGATCACTTGGAGACAACAAACTCTTCAGATTTAATGATCTAATAAACAGCCTAAGAGATGAGGTTAagaaaaaatgtgcattttttgATAAATATCTTACTTACTCAAAGCCTGACATGAAGAAAGATGATCCCTCATACATTTCTAGAGACACCTCAGACTGCAACAGGAAGTATGTTGGAGACTACCCACCAAAGCACTTCAAAGACAAAGGTGCTGATCTCATCCAGAATCTTAAGCAAAACCTGGCAGACACATCTGCTGGAGTACTCTCATGTCTTGACAGAGAATGCACTGAATCAGACCTTAAGGAAATAACTACATGGTGGGAAGAAATCTTTTCACAGAAAATGCCTCTGATCCCCAGAGATTCACCTGAGCTCCACATGTTAACCCTCCTCCTGTGCTGGCCTTCAGACAGTAAAGAGAAATGTGTCCATGACCTCAATAAATTAATTCGGCGTATGAACTGCTCCTATGAACATGCATATAAGATACACTTTCGATCAAGGTACCTCCCCCCTCTGTTTTTCATTGGAAAAGGTCAAGATCTTACCAGAATTGTTCACAGAAAGGTCCTCAAAGAAATGTTTCTTGAACAAAATGAGGAAACAATACAAGATTGGAGCAACAACTGGAGCAACGAGAAGACTTTCAAAGATCCGACGATCCAAGCACGCCTTCTCAAAGTTGAAGGGGTGGTACGAAACTACAGAGTCTATGCAAGAATTGGTGGTACAGAGATTGAGATGGATGCAAACCTCCGAAACAGCCTCTGGAGATCATGCCAAGTTTCCTTTTACATTGGATTTACCATCAGAGGTCCTGTAGCCTTTGCCATCCAGACAAAACCTGCAGAAAAGG AACAATCCTCAGAGATGGCTAGCTCAGAACCCCAAACCACAACTCTCTCCCTGGATGGATAA